The Primulina eburnea isolate SZY01 chromosome 8, ASM2296580v1, whole genome shotgun sequence genome contains a region encoding:
- the LOC140839922 gene encoding probable anion transporter 3, chloroplastic: MACLNRVKLPNSACNPVSSLGPIDNKISYSSFSKEDLSIPRKRSLSFNSLMASGEILKSRLYERKRDQFRFVDGEKGRRRRGGCVVRCTAEGIERGLFVGRREGGFLAEERFKVVALVAAVMCLCNADRVVMSVAIVPLAAKHGWSNSFLGIVQSSFLWGYMCSSVIGGALVDKYGGKRVIAWGAALWSLATLLTPWAANHSTSSLLAVRAFFGLAEGVALPSMNNLLARWFPTHERATAVGISMGGFQFGNVVGLVLAPFAMSLIGGISGPFILFSSLGLLWVTIWANKVANNPQESSSISKSELRLIQAGKTDYYAKNDKLPPLSLLLSKLPTWAIIFANITNNWGYFVLLSWMPVYFKTVFEVNLQQAAWFSAVPWGTMAISGYIAGTASDYLIKSGYSTTTTRKIMQSIGFIGPGIALLCLNFAKTPSVASIFLTAALSFGSFSQAGFLLNMEDIAPQYSGFLHGISNSAGTLAAIISTVGTGFFVQWLGSFQAFLTLTACLYFITAIFWNLYSTGERVF; the protein is encoded by the exons ATGGCTTGCCTGAACCGCGTTAAACTACCAAACTCTGCATGCAATCCCGTCTCCAGTTTGGGTCCGATCGATAACAAGATATCTTATTCGTCTTTCAGCAAGGAAGATCTTTCAATCCCAAGAAAACGGAGCTTGAGTTTCAATTCATTAATGGCGAGTGGAGAAATATTAAAGAGTCGTCTGTATGAAAGGAAGAGAGATCAGTTTCGGTTTGTGGATGGTGAGAAGGGGAGAAGGAGGAGGGGTGGTTGTGTGGTGAGGTGCACGGCGGAGGGGATAGAAAGGGGACTGTTTGTGGGGCGGAGAGAAGGCGGATTCCTGGCGGAGGAGAGGTTCAAAGTGGTCGCTCTGGTGGCGGCTGTGATGTGTCTGTGTAATGCAGATAGAGTTGTGATGTCAGTTGCCATAGTTCCTCTTGCTGCTAAACATGGATGGAGCAATTCTTTCTTGGGCATTGTCCAG TCATCCTTTTTATGGGGGTATATGTGTTCCTCGGTAATTGGAGGAGCCTTGGTGGACAAATACGGTGGAAAACGAGTTATTGCATGGGGTGCAGCTTTGTGGTCTTTAGCTACTCTTCTCACTCCATGGGCGGCAAATCATTCCACTTCCAGCCTCTTGGCTGTGCGTGCTTTCTTCGGGCTAGCCGAAGGGGTTGCTCTACCTTCAATGAACAATCTTTTAGCAAG ATGGTTTCCAACACACGAAAGAGCTACTGCTGTTGGTATATCGATGGGAGGATTTCAGTTTGGAAATGTTGTGGGATTGGTCTTGGCCCCCTTTGCAATGTCATTAATTGGTGGCATTTCAGGCCCTTTCATCCTCTTTTCTTCTCTTGGACTCCTTTGGGTTACAATATGGGCAAATAAGGTTGCCAACAATCCTCAAGAATCCAGTTCTATCAGTAAATCCGAGTTACGGTTAATCCAAGCTGGGAAAACTGATTATTACGCAAAAAACGACAAGCTTCCGCCACTAAGCCTCCTCTTATCAAAATTGCCCACTTGGGCAATCATCTTTGCTAATATCACTAATAATtgg GGGTATTTTGTGCTTCTATCATGGATGCCTGTCTATTTTAAAACT GTGTTTGAGGTGAACTTGCAGCAAGCAGCATGGTTTAGTGCTGTTCCATGGGGAACAATGGCAATCTCAGGCTATATTGCTGGGACGGCATCGGATTACTTGATCAAATCCGGCTACTCCACAACGACTACGAGGAAAATCATGCAG TCCATTGGTTTTATCGGTCCTGGGATTGCATTGTTGTGCTTGAACTTCGCCAAAACACCATCAGTCGCCTCTATATTTCTAACAGCAGCTCTAAGTTTCGGTTCTTTCAGCCAAGCCGGCTTTTTATTGAATATGGAA GATATCGCACCGCAGTATTCTGGATTTCTTCATG GGATTTCGAATTCGGCTGGAACACTTGCAGCAATAATCAGTACAGTTGGAACAGGATTCTTTGTACAATGGCTAGGATCCTTCCAAGCATTCTTAACTCTCACTGcatgtctctattttattacagCTATCTTTTGGAACCTCTACTCCACCGGAGAACGAGTTTTTTAA
- the LOC140839924 gene encoding uncharacterized protein: MNFRSMEEFWTFYMSQHSKPATRRWHFAGTLCSILCLVYSMLFNWWFLILVPVIGYGLAWYSHFFVEGNVPATFGHPFWSLLCDYKMFGLMLTGQMDREIKRLGKRPVLQAY, encoded by the coding sequence ATGAATTTCAGAAGCATGGAAGAGTTTTGGACGTTTTATATGAGCCAGCACTCAAAACCAGCGACCAGGCGTTGGCATTTTGCTGGTACACTTTGCAGTATTTTGTGCTTGGTATACTCAATGCTGTTCAATTGGTGGTTTTTAATATTGGTACCCGTGATTGGGTATGGATTGGCTTGGTATAGTCATTTCTTTGTTGAAGGAAATGTTCCTGCAACTTTTGGGCATCCATTTTGGTCTCTGCTTTGTGACTACAAGATGTTTGGATTGATGCTTACAGGTCAAATGGATAGAGAAATCAAGAGGCTGGGTAAGAGGCCTGTACTTCAAGCTTACTGA
- the LOC140839925 gene encoding protein DEFECTIVE IN EXINE FORMATION 1-like isoform X1, producing MKSRGVLFLGLLVFGLSCLSFDYAVAQSEEANKNRFREREATDDALGYPNFDEDELLNTQCPQRLELRWQTEVSSSIYSSPLIADINSDGKLEVVVPSFVHYLEVLEGSDGDKLPGWPAFHQSIVHSSPLLYDIDKDGVREVVLATYNGEVLFFRVSGYMMSDKLEIPRLKIKKDWYVGLHPDPVDRSHPDVHDEQLVEDVLRDSITGHNGSNIHRGSTIVKNVSHSFEEGHHDSSKASNSVPEEADHEILQSNVSTADIQHHDLNASRVENLVKSKDSQPEEDVKMPQEPNSTFSSSGSDKVKDEEIGKNTARRLLEENDSKGNEGVHAATVENNGGLEEEADASFELLRENDELTNEYNYDYDDYVDEAMWGDEEWTETQHEKLEDYVHIDAHVLCTPVIADIDNDGVSEMIVAVSYFFDHEYYDNPDHLKELGGIEIGKYVAGGIVVFNLDTKQVKWSVQLDLSTDTGNFRAYIYSSPTVVDLDGDGNLDILVGTSFGLFYVLDHKGKHREKFPLEMAEIQGAVVAADINDDGKIELVTADSHGNVAAWTAQGKVIWETHVKSLVPQGPSIGDVDGDGHTDVVVPTLSGNIYVLSGNDGSIVRPYPYRTHGRVMNQVLLVDLSKRGEKKKGLTIVSTSFDGYLYLIDGPTSCADVVDIGETSYSMVLADNVDGGDDLDLIVTTMNGNVFCFSTPSPYHPLKAWRSPNQGRNNAASRYNREGIHVTPSSRAFRDEEGKNFWVEVEIVDKHRFPSGSQAPYNVTVSLLVPGNYQGERTIKQSQIFDQAGKHRIKLPTVSVRTTGTVLIEMIDKNGIFFSDEFSLTFHMYYFKLLKWLLVLPMLGMFGILVILRPQEGMPLPSFSRSTD from the exons ATGAAATCTCGGGGTGTTCTATTCCTTGGTTTGCTTGTTTTTGGGTTATCTTGTTTGAGTTTCGATTATGCCGTTGCGCAATCGGAGGAAGCGAACAAGAATAGATTTCGAGAGCGTGAGGCTACTGATGACGCCCTCGGTTACCCCAATTT TGACGAGGATGAGCTGCTGAATACACAATGCCCTCAGCGTTTGGAACTGAGATGGCAGACTGAAGTTAGTTCCAGCATTTATTCTTCGCCTTTAATTGCGGATATCAACAG TGATGGAAAGCTTGAAGTAGTAGTTCCCTCCTTTGTTCATTACTTGGAAGTCCTAGAAGGCTCTGATGGAGATAAGTTGCCAG GTTGGCCAGCTTTTCATCAGTCAATTGTTCATTCTAGTCCTCTTTTGTATGACATTGACAAAGATGGTGTTCGAGAAGTAGTTTTAGCCACTTACAATGGTGAAGTGCTATTTTTCAG AGTTTCAGGCTACATGATGTCAGATAAACTGGAGATTCCGAGGTTGAAAATTAAAAAGGATTGGTATGTTGGTTTGCATCCAGATCCAGTTGACCGGTCTCACCCAGATGTTCATGATGAGCAACTGGTCGAGGATGTTCTCAGGGATTCGATAACTG GGCACAATGGAAGTAACATTCACAGAGGAAGTACAATTGTGAAAAACGTCTCCCATTCTTTTGAAGAAGGTCACCATGACTCGTCTAAGGCTTCAAATTCTGTACCAGAAGAAGCTGATCATGAAATCTTGCAGAGCAATGTCTCTACGGCAGATATTCAGCACCATGACCTGAATGCATCTCGTGTTGAGAATCTAGTGAAGAGCAAAGATAGTCAACCTGAAGAAGACGTAAAGATGCCACAAGAACCAAATAGTACATTTTCTAGTTCTGGATCGGATAAAGTCAAGGATGAAGAAATTGGAAAAAACACTGCAAGAAGGCTTCTTGAAGAGAACGATTCAAAAGGCAATGAAGGCGTTCATGCTGCAACAGTGGAGAATAATGGCGGccttgaagaagaagctgatGCATCATTTGAGTTGTTAAGGGAGAATGATGAGCTGACTAATGAGTATAACTATGATTATGATGATTATGTAGATGAGGCAATGTGGGGAGATGAGGAATGGACTGAAACTCAGCATGAAAAACTGGAAGATTATGTTCACATAGATGCACATGTCTTATGCACTCCG GTCATAGCAGACATTGATAATGATGGGGTGTCTGAGATGATTGTTGCTGTTTCATACTTCTTTGACCACGA GTATTATGATAATCCAGACCATTTGAAGGAACTTGGTGGTATTGAGATTGGGAAATATGTCGCCGGTGGTATTGTAGTTTTCAATCTCGACACAAAGCAAGTTAAGTGGAGTGTTCAACTCGATTTGAGTACGGATACTGGAAATTTCCGTGCCTACATATATTCTTCTCCTACAGTTGTTGATTTGGATGGTGATGGGAACTTGGACATTCTGGTCGGGACTTCTTTTGGCTTGTTTTATGTATTGGACCACAAGG GCAAACACAGAGAGAAGTTTCCTCTTGAAATGGCTGAAATTCAAGGAGCGGTAGTTGCAGCTGACATCAATGATGATGGAAAGATTGAGTTAGTGACCGCTGATTCCCATGGAAATGTTGCAGCTTGGACTGCACAAGGAAAAGTAATTTGGGAAACACATGTGAAGAGTCTTGTTCCACAG GGTCCTAGCATTGGAGATGTGGACGGGGATGGTCACACTGATGTCGTCGTTCCGACATTATCTGGAAACATATACGTTCTCAGTGGCAATGATGGATCAATTGTACGACCCTATCCTTATCGAACACATGGTAGGGTTATGAATCAAGTTCTTCTAGTTGACTTGAGCAAACGTGGGGAGAAGAAGAAGGGACTCACAATTGTTAGCACATCTTTTGATGGGTATTTATACCTCATTGATGGTCCCACGTCATGCGCTGATGTTGTAGATATCGGAGAAACATC ATACAGTATGGTTTTGGCTGACAATGTCGATGGCGGTGATGATCTCGATCTGATTGTAACCACCATGAATGGGAATGTCTTCTGTTTCTCAACACCTTCTCCTTATCATCCACTCAAGG CTTGGAGATCACCTAACCAAGGTAGAAATAATGCTGCATCCCGCTATAACCGTGAGGGTATCCATGTCACTCCATCATCACGAGCTTTCCGAGATGAAGAAGGAAAGAACTTTTGGGTTGAAGTGGAGATTGTAGACAAACACAGGTTCCCATCTGGCAGTCAAGCACCTTATAATGTTACG GTAAGTTTACTGGTTCCTGGTAATTACCAAGGAGAAAGAACAATTAAGCAAAGCCAAATCTTTGATCAGGCCGGAAAACATCGGATTAAACTTCCGACTGTAAGTGTAAGAACTACTGGgacagtattgattgagatgatAGACAAAAATGGAATTTTCTTTTCAGATGAGTTCTCCCTCACCTTCCATATGTACTATTTCAAACTCTTGAAATGGCTTCTTGTTCTTCCTATGCTGGGGATGTTCGGTATTCTTGTCATCCTGCGTCCCCAAGAAGGCATGCCACTGCCATCATTTTCCCGTAGCACTGACTAG
- the LOC140839925 gene encoding protein DEFECTIVE IN EXINE FORMATION 1-like isoform X2 has protein sequence MMSDKLEIPRLKIKKDWYVGLHPDPVDRSHPDVHDEQLVEDVLRDSITGHNGSNIHRGSTIVKNVSHSFEEGHHDSSKASNSVPEEADHEILQSNVSTADIQHHDLNASRVENLVKSKDSQPEEDVKMPQEPNSTFSSSGSDKVKDEEIGKNTARRLLEENDSKGNEGVHAATVENNGGLEEEADASFELLRENDELTNEYNYDYDDYVDEAMWGDEEWTETQHEKLEDYVHIDAHVLCTPVIADIDNDGVSEMIVAVSYFFDHEYYDNPDHLKELGGIEIGKYVAGGIVVFNLDTKQVKWSVQLDLSTDTGNFRAYIYSSPTVVDLDGDGNLDILVGTSFGLFYVLDHKGKHREKFPLEMAEIQGAVVAADINDDGKIELVTADSHGNVAAWTAQGKVIWETHVKSLVPQGPSIGDVDGDGHTDVVVPTLSGNIYVLSGNDGSIVRPYPYRTHGRVMNQVLLVDLSKRGEKKKGLTIVSTSFDGYLYLIDGPTSCADVVDIGETSYSMVLADNVDGGDDLDLIVTTMNGNVFCFSTPSPYHPLKAWRSPNQGRNNAASRYNREGIHVTPSSRAFRDEEGKNFWVEVEIVDKHRFPSGSQAPYNVTVSLLVPGNYQGERTIKQSQIFDQAGKHRIKLPTVSVRTTGTVLIEMIDKNGIFFSDEFSLTFHMYYFKLLKWLLVLPMLGMFGILVILRPQEGMPLPSFSRSTD, from the exons ATGATGTCAGATAAACTGGAGATTCCGAGGTTGAAAATTAAAAAGGATTGGTATGTTGGTTTGCATCCAGATCCAGTTGACCGGTCTCACCCAGATGTTCATGATGAGCAACTGGTCGAGGATGTTCTCAGGGATTCGATAACTG GGCACAATGGAAGTAACATTCACAGAGGAAGTACAATTGTGAAAAACGTCTCCCATTCTTTTGAAGAAGGTCACCATGACTCGTCTAAGGCTTCAAATTCTGTACCAGAAGAAGCTGATCATGAAATCTTGCAGAGCAATGTCTCTACGGCAGATATTCAGCACCATGACCTGAATGCATCTCGTGTTGAGAATCTAGTGAAGAGCAAAGATAGTCAACCTGAAGAAGACGTAAAGATGCCACAAGAACCAAATAGTACATTTTCTAGTTCTGGATCGGATAAAGTCAAGGATGAAGAAATTGGAAAAAACACTGCAAGAAGGCTTCTTGAAGAGAACGATTCAAAAGGCAATGAAGGCGTTCATGCTGCAACAGTGGAGAATAATGGCGGccttgaagaagaagctgatGCATCATTTGAGTTGTTAAGGGAGAATGATGAGCTGACTAATGAGTATAACTATGATTATGATGATTATGTAGATGAGGCAATGTGGGGAGATGAGGAATGGACTGAAACTCAGCATGAAAAACTGGAAGATTATGTTCACATAGATGCACATGTCTTATGCACTCCG GTCATAGCAGACATTGATAATGATGGGGTGTCTGAGATGATTGTTGCTGTTTCATACTTCTTTGACCACGA GTATTATGATAATCCAGACCATTTGAAGGAACTTGGTGGTATTGAGATTGGGAAATATGTCGCCGGTGGTATTGTAGTTTTCAATCTCGACACAAAGCAAGTTAAGTGGAGTGTTCAACTCGATTTGAGTACGGATACTGGAAATTTCCGTGCCTACATATATTCTTCTCCTACAGTTGTTGATTTGGATGGTGATGGGAACTTGGACATTCTGGTCGGGACTTCTTTTGGCTTGTTTTATGTATTGGACCACAAGG GCAAACACAGAGAGAAGTTTCCTCTTGAAATGGCTGAAATTCAAGGAGCGGTAGTTGCAGCTGACATCAATGATGATGGAAAGATTGAGTTAGTGACCGCTGATTCCCATGGAAATGTTGCAGCTTGGACTGCACAAGGAAAAGTAATTTGGGAAACACATGTGAAGAGTCTTGTTCCACAG GGTCCTAGCATTGGAGATGTGGACGGGGATGGTCACACTGATGTCGTCGTTCCGACATTATCTGGAAACATATACGTTCTCAGTGGCAATGATGGATCAATTGTACGACCCTATCCTTATCGAACACATGGTAGGGTTATGAATCAAGTTCTTCTAGTTGACTTGAGCAAACGTGGGGAGAAGAAGAAGGGACTCACAATTGTTAGCACATCTTTTGATGGGTATTTATACCTCATTGATGGTCCCACGTCATGCGCTGATGTTGTAGATATCGGAGAAACATC ATACAGTATGGTTTTGGCTGACAATGTCGATGGCGGTGATGATCTCGATCTGATTGTAACCACCATGAATGGGAATGTCTTCTGTTTCTCAACACCTTCTCCTTATCATCCACTCAAGG CTTGGAGATCACCTAACCAAGGTAGAAATAATGCTGCATCCCGCTATAACCGTGAGGGTATCCATGTCACTCCATCATCACGAGCTTTCCGAGATGAAGAAGGAAAGAACTTTTGGGTTGAAGTGGAGATTGTAGACAAACACAGGTTCCCATCTGGCAGTCAAGCACCTTATAATGTTACG GTAAGTTTACTGGTTCCTGGTAATTACCAAGGAGAAAGAACAATTAAGCAAAGCCAAATCTTTGATCAGGCCGGAAAACATCGGATTAAACTTCCGACTGTAAGTGTAAGAACTACTGGgacagtattgattgagatgatAGACAAAAATGGAATTTTCTTTTCAGATGAGTTCTCCCTCACCTTCCATATGTACTATTTCAAACTCTTGAAATGGCTTCTTGTTCTTCCTATGCTGGGGATGTTCGGTATTCTTGTCATCCTGCGTCCCCAAGAAGGCATGCCACTGCCATCATTTTCCCGTAGCACTGACTAG